A stretch of Telopea speciosissima isolate NSW1024214 ecotype Mountain lineage chromosome 11, Tspe_v1, whole genome shotgun sequence DNA encodes these proteins:
- the LOC122645654 gene encoding nuclear poly(A) polymerase 3-like has protein sequence MDEERTQSLLQFMENEGLIPSAEEEFKRKEVILKLKEIVLAWVKKVAWQCRFPRRLIMSTSATILTYGTYGLGVHGSESDIDALCVGPLFATMNEDFFIVLLNMLQNRPEVSEIHCVKDAKVPLM, from the exons ATGGACGAGGAAAGGACACAATCTCTGCTTCAG TTCATGGAAAATGAAGGACTCATTCCATCTGCTGAGGAGGAGTTCAAGAGGAAAGAAGTTATTTTGAAACTTAAGGAG ATAGTATTGGCGTGGGTTAAGAAGGTAGCATGGCAATGCCGATTTCCTAGGCGTCTTATCATGAGCACTTCTGCAACAATATTAACCTATGGAACATATGGGCTGGGT GTTCATGGGTCGGAGTCGGATATTGATGCTTTATGTGTTGGCCCTTTGTTTGCCACCATGAAC gaagatttttttattgttttgctCAATATGCTTCAAAACAGACCTGAAGTCTCGGAGATCCACTGTGTTAAGGATGCTAAAGTTCCTTTAATGTGA
- the LOC122644910 gene encoding uncharacterized protein LOC122644910 → MEDANLPLYPGNKRFTKLSFILRLYHIKCLCKLSDKAFSLLFDLLKEAFPEPNSLPKSLYETKKIIKDLGLNYEKIDACRNDCMLYRNETANAMSCYKCGISRYKSDDKKILVKILCHFPLIPRFQRLYMSSKLSSDMRWHHEERVDDQKLQHPADSKAWKDFDRLYPDFSEDPRNIRLGLASDGFNPFKMNSSKHSTWPVVVIPYNLPPWMCMKAPNMILTLLIPGPKQPGNDIDIYLQPLIDELKKLWDTGVETYDTYKKEIFKLCACLLWTINDFPAYGNLSGWSTKGALAYPCCNKNTVSRWLKYGRKHCYLGHRRFLPPDHKFRSDRRSFDGHEEHRVQPKTPSGFDVLEQLWGAQFPPFGKDNIDKDGGGREKGDVMHIEKNVCDSIIGTLLGMKDKTKDHVNARLDLKDMKIRVDLHPKIIEGRDKVILPPVYYTLSNEDKEVFCTILSGVKVPDGYVSNISRNVQVKERIISGMRAMIVTL, encoded by the exons ATGGAAGATGCAAATTTACCATTGTATCCAGGAAACaaaaggtttacaaaactatctTTCATTCTTCGGCTTTATCATATTAAATGTCTCTGCAAGTTGAGTGACAAAGCATTCTCATTGTTGTTTGACTTATTGAAAGAAGCATTTCCCGAGCCGAATTCGTTACCGAAGTCTTTGTATGAAACCAAGAAGATTATTAAAGACTTAGGCCTCAATTACGAGAAGATTGACGCATGTCGCAACGATTGCATGTTGTATCGGAATGAGACAGCAAATGCCATGTCTTGTTATAAATGTGGCATATCAAGATATAAATCAGACGATAAGAAGATCCTAGTCAAGATATTATGTCATTTccctttgattccaaggtttcAACGGTTATATATGTCATCTAAACTATCATCTGatatgagatggcatcatgaagAGCGTGTAGATGATCAGAAGTTACAACACCCAGCTGACTCCAAAGCATGGAAGGACTTCGATAGGCTTTATCCGGATTTCAGTGAGGACCCTCGTAATATTAGGCTTGGGCTTGCAAGTGATGGATTCAATCCATTTAAGATGAATAGCTCAAAACATAGTACATGGCCTGTTGTGGTGATCCCTTACAACTTGCCACCATGGATGTGTATGAAGGCTCCTAACATGATTCTTACATTGCTTATTCCTGGACCAAAACAACCAGGGAATGATATAGACATATATTTGCAGCCATTGATTGATGAGTTAAAAAAATTGTGGGATACTGGCGTTGAGACTTATGATACATATAAGAAGGAAATATTTAAGCTATGTGCATGCTTGTTATGGACCATTAATGATTTTCCGGCATATGGGAATCTCTCAGGTTGGAGTACGAAAGGTGCTTTGGCTTATCCATGTTGCAACAAGAATACAGTTTCACGTTGGCTAAAATATGGAAGAAAACACTGTTACTTGGGCCATCGTCGATTCCTTCCTCCTGATCACAAATTTCGTAGTGATAGAAGAAGTTTTGATGGTCATGAGGAACATAGAGTGCAACCAAAGACACCTTCTGGTTTTGATGTGTTGGAACAGCTGTGGGGTGCTCAGTTTCCCCCATTTGGGAAGGATAATATTGACAAGGAtggggggggaagagaaaaagggg ATGTGATGCATATTGAGAAGAATGTTTGTGATAGTATCATTGGGACATTGTTAGGTATGAAAGATAAGACGAAGGATCATGTGAATGCACGTCTAGATTTGAAAGATATGAAAATCCGTGTTGATCTTCATCCAAAGATTATTGAAGGCAGGGATAAAGTCATTTTACCTCCAGTATACTACACATTGTCCAATGAGGACAAGGAGGTGTTTTGCACAATATTAAGTGGTGTGAAGGTTCCAGATGGCTATGTTAGTAATATCTCACGTAATGTGCAAGTCAAGGAGAGGATAATTTCAGGAATGAGAGCCATGATTGTCACATTATGA